In one window of Branchiostoma floridae strain S238N-H82 chromosome 14, Bfl_VNyyK, whole genome shotgun sequence DNA:
- the LOC118429908 gene encoding palmitoyltransferase ZDHHC3-like produces MAVFRADPCGIICIVVTYAAVIYADYVVVRHLAIPTMTSNLWGAFHVVLFNIIVFLLTLAHLRAVFSDPGIVPLPANNIDFSDVRSAGKRKLSEKEAEDWTVCARCDAYRPPRAHHCKICRRCIRRMDHHCPWINNCVGELNQKFFIQFLFYTGVACCYALLLVIISWVIECTGPGCKIDHQGRQTRVVHSVILTIEAILFGLFVSAIMCDQLSAIFTDETAVEQIQKRGRERERPRKPKMALLAEVFGRGKPLLWLCPCQAAPDPQTISNPQEYDV; encoded by the coding sequence ATGGCGGTGTTTCGGGCCGATCCGTGCGGGATTATCTGCATCGTCGTGACTTACGCCGCCGTTATCTACGCGGATTACGTCGTGGTTCGACACCTGGCGATCCCGACCATGACGTCCAACCTGTGGGGCGCCTTTCACGTCGTGCTGTTCAACATCATCGTGTTTCTGCTGACCCTAGCGCACCTGCGAGCCGTGTTTTCGGACCCGGGTATCGTGCCCCTCCCTGCCAACAACATCGACTTCTCGGACGTTCGCTCGGCGGGGAAGAGAAAACTGTCTGAGAAAGAGGCGGAGGACTGGACGGTGTGTGCTCGCTGCGACGCGTATCGCCCTCCCAGGGCGCACCACTGTAAGATCTGCCGGCGGTGTATCCGTCGCATGGACCACCACTGCCCCTGGATTAATAACTGCGTGGGCGAGCTGAACCAGAAATTTTTCATCCAGTTTCTGTTTTACACCGGAGTGGCGTGCTGTTACGCCCTCCTCTTGGTCATCATCTCTTGGGTCATCGAGTGCACGGGACCGGGGTGTAAGATTGACCACCAAGGCAGGCAAACGCGCGTCGTGCACTCCGTCATTCTCACGATAGAAGCCATCCTGTTCGGCCTCTTCGTCTCGGCCATCATGTGCGACCAGCTTTCCGCCATCTTTACGGACGAGACGGCGGTGGAACAGATCCAGAAGCGCggcagggagagagagaggccCCGCAAGCCCAAGATGGCGCTCCTAGCCGAGGTGTTCGGCCGGGGTAAACCCCTCCTCTGGCTCTGCCCCTGCCAGGCCGCACCTGACCCTCAGACTATCAGCAACCCCCAAGAGTATGATGTATAG